The proteins below are encoded in one region of Arthrobacter sp. CJ23:
- a CDS encoding nuclease-related domain-containing protein — protein MGAGDGAAEQSRKAAERVERLKQKLLRAEHAEQSWKAGAEGERLVAAELARLAPHGWYMLHDVHWPGRPLANLDHVLVGPGGIVVVDTKNWTGNVTAHGGVLRQNGRSRASAIEGALRQGASVAGLLVPEHGTKLWPMICLAGHPDMRLATVNGVAVVGVGGIEAAITRLKPVLDPLTVAGLHAHLAQQLVPGPARQAGRAAEPHLKSAPAASPVPVRQPAPRPSKQSKAFWGLVRAVLIMAAVVTLMPFVITLLSRGR, from the coding sequence GTGGGGGCAGGAGACGGCGCGGCGGAGCAGTCACGCAAGGCGGCCGAGCGGGTGGAGCGGCTCAAGCAGAAGCTGCTCCGTGCCGAGCACGCCGAGCAGTCCTGGAAGGCGGGTGCCGAAGGGGAGCGGCTGGTCGCCGCGGAACTTGCCCGTCTGGCACCGCATGGCTGGTACATGCTCCACGACGTACATTGGCCGGGGCGGCCCCTGGCGAACCTGGACCACGTTCTGGTGGGGCCCGGCGGCATCGTGGTTGTGGATACCAAGAACTGGACCGGAAACGTGACGGCCCATGGCGGCGTCCTGCGGCAAAACGGCCGCTCCCGGGCTTCCGCCATTGAAGGCGCCCTGCGGCAAGGGGCTTCCGTGGCCGGACTCCTGGTGCCCGAACACGGCACGAAGCTGTGGCCGATGATCTGCCTGGCTGGCCACCCGGATATGCGGCTCGCCACGGTCAACGGCGTTGCGGTGGTGGGCGTGGGCGGAATTGAAGCCGCGATCACCCGGCTGAAACCCGTGCTCGATCCCCTCACGGTCGCCGGGCTGCACGCCCATCTGGCGCAGCAGTTGGTCCCGGGGCCTGCCCGGCAAGCGGGAAGAGCCGCCGAGCCGCACCTCAAATCTGCTCCTGCGGCTTCCCCCGTGCCGGTTCGTCAGCCGGCGCCCAGGCCCAGCAAACAATCAAAGGCATTCTGGGGCTTGGTGCGGGCAGTCCTCATCATGGCCGCGGTGGTCACCCTGATGCCGTTTGTAATCACGCTGCTGTCCCGCGGCCGTTGA
- a CDS encoding 2'-5' RNA ligase family protein → MRNLILVAFTEPVAPGLVFPRDDWPLHITLLRFDVEPPASTDVVPHLIQRAAAPVAGALGAVLRIGDDAGFGVQGSIPVSLVDHHPLLQGLHEELLDAVEELGGKVAIPRYVLEGYRPHISHHNSKRPKPGDVVVLDHIALVDMAPGGNHTIRKILELWRVPTA, encoded by the coding sequence ATGCGGAACCTCATCCTCGTGGCGTTCACCGAGCCCGTAGCCCCGGGGCTGGTATTTCCGCGCGACGACTGGCCGCTTCACATCACCTTGCTAAGGTTCGACGTCGAGCCCCCGGCAAGTACCGACGTCGTGCCCCACCTGATCCAGCGCGCCGCGGCACCCGTGGCGGGGGCCCTCGGCGCCGTGCTGCGGATCGGGGACGACGCCGGATTCGGCGTCCAGGGATCCATTCCCGTCAGCCTCGTGGACCACCACCCACTGCTGCAGGGCCTGCACGAGGAACTGCTCGACGCCGTCGAGGAGCTCGGCGGAAAAGTCGCGATTCCGCGCTACGTCCTGGAGGGCTACCGGCCCCACATCTCGCACCACAACAGCAAACGGCCCAAGCCGGGCGACGTCGTCGTGCTTGATCACATCGCGCTCGTGGACATGGCCCCCGGCGGCAACCACACGATCCGCAAAATCCTGGAACTCTGGCGGGTGCCCACTGCCTGA
- the pgm gene encoding phosphoglucomutase (alpha-D-glucose-1,6-bisphosphate-dependent), which yields MASRAGTVALPQDLVDITALLDAYFDVAPDLEDPAQRVAFGTSGHRGSSLKASFNEPHILAITQAIVEYRGRQGITGPLFIGRDTHALSEPAQNSALEVLAANGVNVLVDARHGYTPTPALSHAILKYNQQAGPGQPQADGIVVTPSHNPPGDGGFKYNPPHGGPADTDATGWIANRANELLENELRGVKRIPLNDALAAETTGKFDFLSSYVDDLPSVLDLDAIRKAGVRIGADPMGGASVDYWGEIGERHQLDLTVVNPTVDPQWAFMTLDWDEKIRMDCSSPSAMASLIQRMSAGSATAAGSAFDIATGNDADADRHGIVTPFVDGQGGLMNPNHYLAVAIDYLYRNRTGWNPESVIGKTLVSSSIIDRVAAGLGRKLVEVPVGFKWFVPGLLSGEGAFGGEESAGASFNKRDGSVWTTDKDGILLALLASEITAVTGKSPSQLYKGLTDQFGDPVYARIDAAATREQKAKLGKLSAEDVSATELAGETITAKLTEAPGNGASIGGLKVVTENAWFAARPSGTEDVYKIYAESFKGADHLAKVQEEAKALVDGVIS from the coding sequence ATGGCTAGCCGAGCGGGCACAGTTGCCCTCCCCCAGGACCTTGTTGACATCACCGCCCTTCTGGACGCCTACTTCGATGTGGCTCCGGATCTGGAAGATCCCGCGCAGCGCGTCGCGTTCGGGACGTCCGGTCACCGCGGATCGAGCCTGAAGGCCTCGTTTAACGAGCCCCACATCCTGGCCATCACGCAGGCGATCGTGGAATACCGTGGCCGCCAGGGCATCACCGGGCCGCTGTTCATCGGGCGCGATACGCACGCCCTCAGCGAGCCCGCGCAGAACTCCGCGCTGGAAGTCCTCGCCGCCAACGGCGTCAACGTCCTGGTGGATGCCCGCCACGGCTACACCCCCACGCCGGCGCTGAGCCACGCCATCCTGAAGTACAACCAGCAGGCCGGCCCCGGGCAGCCGCAGGCCGACGGCATCGTTGTCACGCCCAGCCACAACCCGCCCGGCGACGGCGGCTTCAAGTACAACCCCCCGCACGGCGGCCCGGCTGACACGGACGCCACCGGCTGGATCGCCAACCGCGCCAACGAGCTGCTCGAAAACGAGCTCCGCGGCGTCAAGCGCATACCCCTGAATGACGCTCTCGCCGCCGAGACCACCGGCAAGTTCGACTTCCTCAGCAGCTACGTGGACGACCTCCCGTCCGTGCTGGACCTGGATGCCATCCGCAAGGCCGGCGTGCGGATCGGCGCCGACCCCATGGGCGGTGCCTCCGTGGACTACTGGGGCGAGATCGGCGAGCGCCACCAGCTGGACCTCACCGTGGTCAACCCCACCGTGGACCCGCAGTGGGCCTTCATGACCCTGGACTGGGACGAGAAGATCCGCATGGACTGCTCCTCGCCGTCGGCCATGGCTTCCCTGATCCAGCGCATGTCCGCCGGTTCCGCCACCGCGGCCGGCTCCGCCTTCGACATCGCCACGGGCAACGACGCCGACGCCGACCGGCACGGCATCGTGACCCCCTTCGTCGACGGCCAGGGCGGGCTGATGAACCCCAACCACTACCTCGCCGTCGCGATCGACTACCTGTACCGGAACCGCACCGGCTGGAACCCGGAGTCCGTGATCGGCAAGACCCTGGTGTCTTCCTCCATCATCGACCGCGTGGCTGCCGGCCTGGGCCGCAAGCTGGTCGAGGTCCCCGTGGGCTTCAAGTGGTTCGTCCCGGGCCTGCTCTCCGGCGAGGGCGCGTTCGGCGGCGAGGAATCCGCAGGTGCTTCCTTCAACAAGCGCGACGGCAGCGTGTGGACCACGGACAAGGACGGCATCCTGCTGGCCCTGCTGGCCTCCGAGATCACGGCGGTCACGGGCAAGTCGCCGTCGCAGCTGTACAAGGGGCTCACGGACCAGTTCGGTGACCCTGTCTACGCCCGCATCGACGCCGCCGCCACGCGCGAGCAGAAGGCCAAGCTGGGCAAGCTCTCCGCCGAGGACGTCTCCGCCACTGAGCTGGCCGGCGAGACCATCACGGCCAAGCTGACCGAGGCCCCCGGCAACGGCGCGTCCATCGGCGGCCTGAAGGTTGTCACCGAGAACGCCTGGTTCGCGGCCCGCCCGTCCGGCACCGAGGACGTCTACAAGATCTACGCCGAGTCCTTCAAGGGCGCCGACCACCTGGCCAAGGTGCAGGAAGAGGCCAAGGCCCTGGTGGACGGGGTTATTTCCTAG
- a CDS encoding DUF4190 domain-containing protein, producing MSDQPAKGNDDAPKGYEPPSYIPPTEYSANDAGTPVPPPPVFGESVPPAFESPAQPPYGQDPYGQQPPYVQPAPYGQQPPAQPPYGQAPYGQQPGQYGQPGSPYGQPAYYGVPAEPRGLSIAAMICGIVGLVTGGFLGLPQIAAVILGHIGMKKEPAGRGFALTGLITGYVGILFGLLWLVFLIIGLAMAAQYGTYNY from the coding sequence ATGTCAGATCAGCCAGCCAAGGGCAACGACGACGCACCCAAGGGCTACGAGCCACCGTCGTACATTCCGCCCACGGAATACTCAGCAAACGACGCCGGAACTCCGGTCCCGCCGCCGCCTGTATTCGGCGAATCGGTTCCGCCGGCGTTCGAATCACCGGCCCAGCCGCCGTACGGCCAGGACCCGTATGGCCAGCAGCCGCCGTACGTGCAGCCTGCACCCTACGGCCAGCAGCCGCCGGCCCAGCCTCCGTACGGCCAGGCGCCGTACGGCCAGCAGCCGGGCCAGTATGGCCAGCCGGGCAGCCCCTATGGCCAGCCTGCCTACTACGGTGTTCCTGCGGAGCCGAGGGGCCTGAGCATCGCGGCCATGATCTGCGGCATCGTCGGCCTGGTGACGGGCGGCTTCCTCGGCCTGCCCCAGATTGCCGCGGTGATCCTGGGTCACATTGGCATGAAGAAGGAACCCGCTGGCCGCGGCTTCGCCCTGACCGGCCTCATTACGGGCTACGTCGGCATCCTCTTCGGGCTGCTGTGGCTCGTCTTCCTGATCATCGGCCTGGCCATGGCCGCCCAGTACGGCACGTACAACTACTAG